Below is a window of Camelina sativa cultivar DH55 chromosome 11, Cs, whole genome shotgun sequence DNA.
ctggctctctctctctctatatatatatatataatatcaacttTCTAGGGTTTCCAAGATCACATATCTACGTGTAGTGATGGGtttctcaatcttcttctcctctgaaAACGACGTCGCTCATCACTCTTCTCCTTATGCTTCTGTTGACTGCACTCTCTCGCTTGGAACTCCCTCCACTCGCCTCTGCAACGATGACGATGGATGTagattctcttcacatacctcCGACGCCTTAGGCTGGGACTTCTTGAACGGCGCCAAGAAAGGCGGTGGAGGCGGCGGTAATAACCTCCTCTCTCGCCGTTGCGCCAACTGCGACACCACTTCTACTCCTCTTTGGAGAAACGGTCCAAGAGGTCCTAAGGTAGATAACATGTAACCTCTACATCAGTCTTTATATCAAACCAAATACTCTAGTCTAACTTTCCTTTTATTACCCCAAAagtcaatcaaaatttaaacttgtAGCTTTTAAGCTCagtaatcatttaaaatgacTCCTTGTAAACCAATAGTGATTACTCTCATATATAACactaaaaaatatatggatAATAACTTTGTATGATTTCTAATTTGGTCAGTCATTGTGTAACGCGTGTGGAATCCGattcaagaaagaagagagacggGCATCGACCGTCGGAAACTCGACCACCGGCGGAGGATCAACGGCGGCTGGAGTTCCAACTTCGGATCGTCAAGCGGGTGCaaatcattataattttatcaatcGTGATCAATATGCTTCATCGTCGCCTTGGGTACACCAGCATCAGCAAAACACGCCTTATAATTACTCGCCGGCGAATAACGAATACACATTCGTTGGTGACGT
It encodes the following:
- the LOC104721112 gene encoding GATA transcription factor 19-like, with amino-acid sequence MGFSIFFSSENDVAHHSSPYASVDCTLSLGTPSTRLCNDDDGCRFSSHTSDALGWDFLNGAKKGGGGGGNNLLSRRCANCDTTSTPLWRNGPRGPKSLCNACGIRFKKEERRASTVGNSTTGGGSTAAGVPTSDRQAGANHYNFINRDQYASSSPWVHQHQQNTPYNYSPANNEYTFVGDVSDVAHDVTSDPFLSWRLNVADRTSLVHDFTM